The sequence CGCTTCACCAGTCGCTCGGGGCGCTGCGCGCCGGCATCGATGGCGGCACGGCCGAGCCGGAAGACATCGAGCCGACCCTGCGACTGGCGCTGCGCGCCCCGGAGTTGCGGGTCGGATATCTCTCACCGGGCCGGGACACGCCGTCCGACGCCCACGGTGAACCCGTTGAAGGTGCCGTCCCGGTGATGCTGGCCGGCAACCGCGTCGGCGTACTCGATCCCGGGAGAACGCCTGCGTCAAGGGAGCTGCTCCGGGAGGCCGCCGCCGCCGGCGCCCTGTTCGTGGAGCTGGCCCGGCTGCGCCTTGGCATGGCCCAGGCGATGGCGGAGATCGAGCGCAGCCGCAGCCGGATGTTGCGCCACGGCTACCAGGAGCGGCGCAAGCTGCAGCGAGATCTGCACGACGGTGCGCAACAGCGGCTGGTGGCCCTGGGCATGTCCTTGCGCCTGGCCCAGCGGCACCTGCAGGACGCCGACTTCGACGTCGACGGAGTGCTGGATCAGGCAGTGGTGCAGTTGGGCACGGCCGTGGCGGAGCTGCGCACCATTGCCGCGGGACTTCGGCCTCCGAGTCTGGACGCCGGGCTCGGACCCGCGGTCCGCTCACTCGCGAGCACTGTGCCGATCGCAGTCGAGCTGGCCGTTCCCGACGTCGACGTGCCCGACGACATCGCCACCACGGCGTTCTATGTCGTCAGCGAGGGCCTGGCCAACGCGATCAAGCATGGTCACATCCATCGCGTGGGGATCTCCCTCGCACGCCAGAACGGCCAGCTCACCGTGGAGGTTCGGGACGACGGCGTGGGCGGGGCACGCGCAGGCTTCGGGCTCGCCGGGCTCGCTGACCGGGTCGCGGCAGCGGGGGGCGAGCTGAGGCTCGACAGCCCCGCCAATGCCGGCACCCGGTTGAAGGTGGTGCTGCCGTGCGGATCGTGATCGGGGAAGACTCCGCGCTGTTCCGCGAAGGGCTGGCGCGTCTGCTCGAGGATGCCGGGCACATAGTGGTCGCCAAGGCATCCGATGCGCCCGCCGTCATTGCGACGATTCGCAAGCACCAGCCAGACGTCGCAATCCTCGACATCAACATGCCACCGGACCACACCGACGACGGCGCCCGAGCAGCGCGCAGCCTCCGCGACGACTATCCCGACCTTGGCATCCTGCTGCTGTCGCAGCACATCGAGTCCCAGTACTCAGTCGACCTCCTGAGCGGGGGCAGCTTCGGCTACCTGCTCAAGGATCGGGTCTTCGACGTCGACGACTTCCTCGACGCACTGCGTCGAGTCGCCTCCGGTGGCTCCGCGTTGGACCCTGAAGTCGTCACTCGGCTGATCAGCCCGGTGAGGGACGACGGACTGTCGCTGCTGACAACCCGTGAGCGGGAGGTGCTCGCGCTCATGGCAGAGGGACGAACGAACATCGGTATCGCCCGTCGGCTGTGGCTCTCCGAGCGCACCGTCGAGACGCACGTCGGAAACCTCGTCGCGAAGCTGGGCATGGCAGACTCCAAGGAAGACCACCGCCGCGTGCTGGCCGTGCTCGCCTACCTCGGGCACCGCCTGCGCTGATGCGGGTGCACTTCTGGACCCAGATTGACCGACCCGACGGTCCCGTCGTGCATAGAAGCCTGCACTACGTCATCTCCGACGGCGAGAAGCTACCAGCACGATCGCGCTGCGCTCCCGGTCCGAGGACGAGATCCACTCGTCGCTCTCGGCGGCATGGTTCGCCGTGGAAACGATCTATCGTGGCTGGGGTCGCCAGCCCGTTGGTCATCGGACGATGAGCTGCTCGACCTCGCCCGTGCCGGCGCCTGAGGTTGTCCTCATCGTGTTCTCCCCACCAACCGCTCGCCGAGCTCCGCGATGAAGCGGTAGCCGCGGCCGTGCACGGTCCGGATCACCCACTGAGCCTGGCCGTCGTCGCCCACGGCCCGGCGGGCCTGCTTGATCCTGCCGGTCACCGCCGCCTCGCTTACGAAGCGCCCGCCCCAGACCGCGTCCATCAGCTCTTCTTTCGGCACCACCCGGTGCCGGTTGGCGATCAGGTAGGTCAGGACGTCGAAGACCTGAGGCTCCATCGGCACCTTGGTGCCACCCCGACGCAGCTCGAACAGCGCGACATCCAGTTCCAGGTCGTGGAAGGCGATCACGTCGACGACGCGGAGGTCGGCGCCCGGAACAAGATCGTCGGCGGGTGACTCCAATGGGGCGGCAATCGAGTGCAGGCCGCTGTTGACCCAGGTCTGCTGCCGCTCGATCTTGAGAACTACAAGATCTCGGGTGCGGACGGCCTCGGTGAAACGTGGTAGCGGGCTCATGTCGACCACACTGCGGTCACGTGCCGCGCGGCGATACTACGGAAACCCTGAGGTTTAACGACCGTCGCGATCGGCTCCGCGTTCTCGGGTCCAGTCACATCACGTCCTGCGCTGAACGACCCGGAGAGGTCCACCGGAGCCCCGCGGAACGGCCGCACCACCTCGCTGCAGTCGCTGCGGCGGACCAGGACGTTCCGCGGGCCGCCGCCAGCTCCCCCAGCTGACAAGGGCGACCGACCGAACGCTTGCGCGCCAGGTATGTCCTGCCGACCAGCTTTCCGCTCACCAGTGACCCATCAGGACGCACTCGCTGCATTGGCAACCTTCCGGAACAGAAACCAGATCGTCTTGCCGCCGCCGGTGTCGAGGGTGACGCCCCAGCTCTCGGTCAGCGCCTCCACGAGAGCCAGCCTCGACCGCCCTTCCTGGTCGCCTCCGTCCTCTGAGACTCGGGGCACCACATCCGACCCGTCGGTGACCTCCATCCGGAGATGAGCTGGACCGTTCACCAACTCCACGGAGACCGGCGGAGAACCATGCCGGACAGCATTGGTCACCGCCTCGGTCATGACCTGCAGGACATCGGCACGGGTGAGGCTGGGGCAACCGGCGGACCCCGATGGGGTGACCTACGTGGCCGTCTCGCAGACACTGCTCTGCAAACGTCGCACTCGTGCACTACTACCCGAGCGGTCTGATCGCTGCTGGGTTCGATGTGGTGACGGTCCAGCGTGCTCTGGGGCACGCGAGAGCGACGACCACCCTCAACACCTATGCCGCACCTATGGCCTACCGCCGAGGACCGCACCAGGGCCGCCGCCGAGGCCCTGGTCGCCACGGCCCTGGGTCGTCCTGCGGACCAGATGCGGACCAGCACCCGTGCTAAGGCGCTGACCGGCACAAATATGGCTAATCACACGTTGAAGCGGAACTCCACGACGTCACCGTCGGCCATCACGTAGTCCTTGCCCTCGATGCGCACCTTGCCGCGCGCCTTGGCCTCCGCCATCGAGCCCGCGTCGACGAGCTCGCCGAAGGAGACCACCTCGGCCTTGATGAAGCCCTTCTGGAAGTCGGTGTGGATGACGCCGGCCGCCTGGGGGGCCGTCGCGCCAACCGGGATGGTCCACGCGCGCGACTCCTTGGGCCCGGCCGTCAGGTAGGTCTGCAGGCCGAGTGCACGGAAGCCGACGTGCGCGAGCTGGTCGAGCCCCGACTCCTCCTGGCCGAGAGACTGCAGCAGCTCGAGCGCCTCGTCGGCAGGCAGCTCGGCGAGCTCGGCCTCGATCTTCGCGTCGAGGAAGATCGCCTCGGCCCGGGCGACGAGTGCCCGCATCTCGTCCTTGAACCCGTCGTCACCCAGCTCGTCCTCGTCGAGGTTGAACACGTAGAGGAAGGGCTTGGCCGTCAGCAGGTGCAGCTCGCGCAGGTCGGCCGGGTCGATGCCCGCGGCGGCTGCCCCTGCGTACAGCGTCGTGCCGGTCTGCAGAAGCTCGTCCGCCTGCCTCGCGGCAGCAAGCTGGGCGGACTTGTCCTTGTCCTTGGCCAGCCGCGACTCCTTCTCGAGGCGCGGCAGCGCCTTCTCCAGGGTCTGCAGGTCGGCGAGGATCAGCTCGGTGTTGATCGTCTCGATGTCGGACTTCGGCGACACCTCGCCGTCGACGTGGACGACGTTGGGGTCGCGGAACGCCCGGATCACCTGGCAGATCGCGTCGCTCTCGCGGATGTTCGCGAGGAACTTGTTGCCCAACCCCTCTCCTTCGCTCGCGCCGCGGACGATGCCGGCAATGTCGACGAACGACACCGTCGCAGGGATGGTCTTGACGCTCTCGAAGATTCCGGCCAGCACCTGCAGCCTCGGGTCAGGCACCCCGACGACGCCCACGTTGGGCTCGATCGTCGCGAAGGGGTAGTTCGCGGCGAGCACGTCGTTCTTGGTCAGGGCGTTGAAGAGGGTGGACTTGCCGACGTTGGGCAGGCCGACGATCCCGATGGTGAGGCTCACGAGGTTCAAGGGTACGGACGCCGGCCGGTCCGGCCGAATCGCCGTGTGGTGACCGCTCGGCGAGCCTCGAGCACGGTCGCCGGGCCGCGCCTGCGGGGTTGTGTCCAGGGTGTGCGGCACCGTAGTGGACATGGAGATCCTTCTGCTGCTGGTCGGGGTCGGCATCGGCGCACTGGTCGGCTGGTCGCTCGCCGGCGGCCGGGCTGCGGCGGCCGAGGCCGAGCGGGCGGTGCTGCGCGAGCGGCTGGCGGCGGCCGACGCGTCGGCGGCCGACCGGCAGCAGCTCGCGGTGAGCGTGGCGCCCCTGCGTGACACGCTGGGCAAGGTCGAGGGCCACCTGCGCGAGCTGGAGCACGACCGGGTGTCGGCCTACAGCGCCCTCACCGAGCAGGTGCGCGCCCTGTTGGCCACCGGCGAGGGGCTCCGCGACCAGACCCGGTCGCTGGTGACGGCGCTGCGGGCACCACAGACTCGTGGCCGCTGGGGCGAGATGCAGCTGCGCCGGGTCGTGGAGCTGGCCGGCATGGTCGAGCACTGCGACTTCAGCGAGCAGGAGTCGGTGACCGGCGACGGCGGCACGCTCCGGCCCGACCTGGTCGTGCGGCTGGGCGGCGGCAAGCAGGTGGTGGTCGACGCCAAGGTGTCGCTCGCGGCCTACCTCGACGCCGCGGAGTCGCGCGACCCCGACCAGATCGAGGCCCGGATGCAGGCGCACGCCCGGCACCTGCGCGAGCACGTCCGCGGGCTGGCGGCGAAGGAGTACTGGCGCTCGTTCGAGCCGACCCCGGAATTCGTCGTGCTCTTCGTGCCCGGCGACGCGTTCCTGGCGCCGGCCCTCGAGCGCGATCCCCAGCTGCTCGACGACGCCATGGCGGCCCGGGTCTTCATCACGACACCGACGACCCTGATCGCGATGCTGCGGACCGTCGCCTACACCTGGCAGCAGGAGGCGCTGACCGACCACGCACGCACCGTGTTCGAGCTCGGCCGCGAGCTCTACCGGCGGCTCGGGACGATGGGCGAGCACGTCGACAAGCTGGGCCGGTCGCTGACCCGGTCGGTCGACGACTACAACAAGGTCGTCGGCTCCCTGGAGCGGACCGTCCTGGTGCAGGCACGCCGGATGGCCGAGCTCCAGGTCACCGACTCCGACCTGGTCGAGCCGCAGGCCGTGATCGCGGCTACCCGGCCGTTGAGCGCGCCCGAGCTGCTGCTGACCCCGGAGGAGTCAGGGGAGGAGCGCCAGCTGCGTTCCCTGCCGTAGGCCGCCCGGTCAGTCGAACCGCACGGAGCTGAACCGGATCATGTTGCCCGAGGGGTCCCGGAAGGCGCAGTCGCGGACGCCGTACGGCTGGTCGATCGGCTCCTGGAGCACCTCGGCGCCGGCCGCGCTGATCCGGGCGAACTCCGCGTCGATGTCGTCGCAGCGGAAGATCGGCGCCGACAGCACGCCCTTGGCGAGCAGGCCGTGCAACGCCGCGGCGTCGCCCTCGGACCGACCCATCTCGGGCGGCAGCAGGCCGATCTGCAGGTCGGGCTGGTCGGCCGGGCCGA comes from Actinomycetes bacterium and encodes:
- a CDS encoding response regulator transcription factor, with the protein product MRIVIGEDSALFREGLARLLEDAGHIVVAKASDAPAVIATIRKHQPDVAILDINMPPDHTDDGARAARSLRDDYPDLGILLLSQHIESQYSVDLLSGGSFGYLLKDRVFDVDDFLDALRRVASGGSALDPEVVTRLISPVRDDGLSLLTTREREVLALMAEGRTNIGIARRLWLSERTVETHVGNLVAKLGMADSKEDHRRVLAVLAYLGHRLR
- the ychF gene encoding redox-regulated ATPase YchF → MSLTIGIVGLPNVGKSTLFNALTKNDVLAANYPFATIEPNVGVVGVPDPRLQVLAGIFESVKTIPATVSFVDIAGIVRGASEGEGLGNKFLANIRESDAICQVIRAFRDPNVVHVDGEVSPKSDIETINTELILADLQTLEKALPRLEKESRLAKDKDKSAQLAAARQADELLQTGTTLYAGAAAAGIDPADLRELHLLTAKPFLYVFNLDEDELGDDGFKDEMRALVARAEAIFLDAKIEAELAELPADEALELLQSLGQEESGLDQLAHVGFRALGLQTYLTAGPKESRAWTIPVGATAPQAAGVIHTDFQKGFIKAEVVSFGELVDAGSMAEAKARGKVRIEGKDYVMADGDVVEFRFNV
- a CDS encoding DNA recombination protein RmuC, giving the protein MEILLLLVGVGIGALVGWSLAGGRAAAAEAERAVLRERLAAADASAADRQQLAVSVAPLRDTLGKVEGHLRELEHDRVSAYSALTEQVRALLATGEGLRDQTRSLVTALRAPQTRGRWGEMQLRRVVELAGMVEHCDFSEQESVTGDGGTLRPDLVVRLGGGKQVVVDAKVSLAAYLDAAESRDPDQIEARMQAHARHLREHVRGLAAKEYWRSFEPTPEFVVLFVPGDAFLAPALERDPQLLDDAMAARVFITTPTTLIAMLRTVAYTWQQEALTDHARTVFELGRELYRRLGTMGEHVDKLGRSLTRSVDDYNKVVGSLERTVLVQARRMAELQVTDSDLVEPQAVIAATRPLSAPELLLTPEESGEERQLRSLP
- a CDS encoding VOC family protein, which produces MTLRLSHAFITVDDPDKALTFYRDVLGLEVRQDVPFDGFRWLTVGPADQPDLQIGLLPPEMGRSEGDAAALHGLLAKGVLSAPIFRCDDIDAEFARISAAGAEVLQEPIDQPYGVRDCAFRDPSGNMIRFSSVRFD